A genomic window from Betta splendens chromosome 24, fBetSpl5.4, whole genome shotgun sequence includes:
- the sim1a gene encoding single-minded homolog 1-A isoform X1, giving the protein MKEKSKTAARTRREKENSEFYELAKMLPLPSAITSQLDKASIIRLTTSYLKMRIVFPQGLGEAWGHASRTRSLENIGRELGSHLLQTLDGFIFVVAPDGKIMYISETASVHLGLSQVELTGNSIYEYVHPADHDEMTAVLTPHQPYHSHFVQEYEVERSFFLRMKCVLAKRNAGLTSGGYKVIHCSGYLKIRQYSLDMSPFEGCYQNVGLVAVGHSLPPSAVTEIKLHSNMFMFRASLDMKLIFLDSRVADLTGYEPQDLIEKTLYHHVHSCDIFHLRCAHHLLLVKGQVTTKYYRFLAKHGGWVWVQSYATIVHNSRSSRPHCIVSVNYVLTDTEYKGMQLSLDQMSPTKPAFPYAESHAEDRKSTKSRLTQAKAKARVSPYPQQFSAFNPERSESDQDSQWGGSPLTDSASPQLLDPGEAVEASCAYRLYPDPGSLCYGLGLSEDELAHAQAHSHTATCDRVRCQGGRYFLGTPQSGREMWWDATRSVLSLPKSAAENSEGYEITSYHGAIHGRGHWDEDSVVSSPDGGGSTSDSGERYHGDHYRASPREPSKMETLIRATQQMIKEEESRLQQHKDAAGLAKAHSPCFASSLPDHPQLAMPSVVCRGPGAPSIELPSERLHYRDAVKALGAHDTDENAAASPASLSRLSSPSSDGIPKSGLSLTKDYMQADLSPHPSQPQGSLLLYPAQERQPLDRQAAYALAGYSLEHLYDPENLRSYSGLACGGVQYDVASHVRMQAEQMQGHKATSVIITNGS; this is encoded by the exons ATGAAGGAGAAATCCAAAACGGCCGCAAGGACTAGACGGGAAAAGGAGAATAGTGAATTTTACGAACTGGCCAAAATGTTGCCTCTGCCGTCGGCCATCACCTCCCAGCTGGACAAGGCGTCGATAATAAGGCTGACGACAAGTTACCTGAAGATGAGAATTGTTTTCCCTCAGG GTCTTGGGGAGGCGTGGGGTCACGCGAGTCGAACAAGATCCTTGGAAAATATCGGGCGAGAGCTGGGGTCTCATTTATTGCAG acTCTGGACGGATTCATCTTCGTCGTGGCACCAGATGGGAAGATAATGTACATTTCCGAGACAGCATCGGTCCATTTAGGCCTATCTCAG GTAGAGTTGACTGGGAACAGTATTTATGAATACGTACATCCCGCCGACCACGACGAGATGACCGCTGTCCTGACGCCGCATCAGCCCTATCACTCCCATTTCGTCCAAG AATACGAAGTGGAGCGCTCCTTCTTTCTGCGGATGAAATGTGTGCTGGCGAAAAGGAACGCAGGCCTCACGAGTGGTGGATACAAG GTCATCCACTGCAGCGGCTACCTGAAGATCCGTCAGTACAGCCTGGACATGTCACCGTTCGAGGGCTGCTACCAGAACGTGGGCCTGGTGGCCGTGGGTCACTCGCTGCCGCCCAGCGCCGTGACCGAGATCAAGCTGCACAGCAACATGTTCATGTTCCGGGCCAGTCTGGACATGAAGCTCATCTTCCTGGACTCCAG GGTCGCAGACCTGACAGGATATGAGCCACAGGACCTGATAGAGAAAACTTTGTACCATCACGTCCACAGCTGTGACATCTTCCACCTCCGCTGTGCACATCACCTGT TGCTGGTGAAAGGTCAGGTCACCACCAAGTATTACCGCTTCCTGGCCAAGCACGGCGGCTGGGTGTGGGTGCAGAGCTACGCCACCATCGTGCACAACAGCCGCTCCTCCAGACCTCACTGCATCGTCAGCGTCAACTACGTCCTCAC GGACACGGAGTATAAGGGAATGCAGCTGTCCTTGGACCAGATGAGCCCCACCAAGCCGGCCTTCCCCTATGCCGAAAGCCACGCCGAGGACAGGAAGAGCACCAAGTCCCGCCTCACTCAAGCCAAGGCCAAAGCCAGAGTGTCCCCCTACCCACAG cagttttcAGCCTTCAACCCAGAGCGCTCCGAGTCCGACCAGGACAGCCAGTGGGGAGGGAGCCCGCTGACGGACTCGGCGTCCCCCCAGCTGCTGGACCCCGGCGAGGCCGTCGAGGCGTCCTGTGCCTATCGCCTGTACCCGGACCCGGGCTCCCTGTGCTACGGCCTGGGCCTGTCGGAGGACGAGCTCGCCCACGCCCAGGCGCACTCGCACACCGCCACCTGCGACCGCGTGCGGTGCCAGGGCGGCCGCTACTTCCTGGGAACCCCCCAGTCGGGACGGGAGATGTGGTGGGACGCCACGCGCTCCGTGCTCTCGCTGCCAAAGTCGGCGGCGGAGAACAGCGAGGGCTACGAAATCACATCCTACCACGGCGCCATTCACG GAAGGGGCCACTGGGACGAAGACAGTGTGGTGAGTTCACCGGATGGAGGCGGGTCCACCAGCGATTCAGGTGAGCGTTACCATGGCGACCACTACCGAGCAAGCCCCCGGGAGCCAAGCAAGATGGAGACGCTGATCCGCGCCACGCAGCAGATgatcaaggaggaggagagccgcctgcagcagcacaaggaCGCGGCGGGCCTGGCCAAGGCTCACAGCCCGTGCTTCGCGTCCTCGCTGCCCGACCACCCCCAGCTCGCCATGCCCAGCGTGGTGTGCCGCGGCCCCGGCGCCCCCAGCATCGAGCTCCCCTCCGAGCGGCTCCACTACCGGGACGCCGTCAAGGCGCTCGGCGCCCACGACACCGACGAAAACGCCGCCGCCAGTCCCGCGTCCCTGTCCCGTCTGAGCAGCCCCAGCTCCGACGGCATCCCGAAGTCCGGCCTCTCGCTCACCAAAGACTACATGCAGGCGGACCTGTCGCCGCACCCCTCGCAGCCCCAGGGGAGCCTGCTGCTCTACCCGGCCCAGGAGCGGCAGCCACTGGACAGGCAGGCGGCCTACGCCTTGGCCGGATACTCCCTGGAGCACCTTTACGACCCGGAGAACCTGCGGAGTTACTCGGGCCTGGCCTGTGGCGGCGTCCAGTACGACGTGGCGTCTCACGTGCGGATGCAGGCCGAGCAGATGCAGGGACACAAGGCCACCTCGGTTATCATAACCAACGGAAGCTGA
- the sim1a gene encoding single-minded homolog 1-A isoform X2, with product MKEKSKTAARTRREKENSEFYELAKMLPLPSAITSQLDKASIIRLTTSYLKMRIVFPQGLGEAWGHASRTRSLENIGRELGSHLLQTLDGFIFVVAPDGKIMYISETASVHLGLSQVELTGNSIYEYVHPADHDEMTAVLTPHQPYHSHFVQEYEVERSFFLRMKCVLAKRNAGLTSGGYKVIHCSGYLKIRQYSLDMSPFEGCYQNVGLVAVGHSLPPSAVTEIKLHSNMFMFRASLDMKLIFLDSRVADLTGYEPQDLIEKTLYHHVHSCDIFHLRCAHHLLLVKGQVTTKYYRFLAKHGGWVWVQSYATIVHNSRSSRPHCIVSVNYVLTDTEYKGMQLSLDQMSPTKPAFPYAESHAEDRKSTKSRLTQAKAKARVSPYPQFSAFNPERSESDQDSQWGGSPLTDSASPQLLDPGEAVEASCAYRLYPDPGSLCYGLGLSEDELAHAQAHSHTATCDRVRCQGGRYFLGTPQSGREMWWDATRSVLSLPKSAAENSEGYEITSYHGAIHGRGHWDEDSVVSSPDGGGSTSDSGERYHGDHYRASPREPSKMETLIRATQQMIKEEESRLQQHKDAAGLAKAHSPCFASSLPDHPQLAMPSVVCRGPGAPSIELPSERLHYRDAVKALGAHDTDENAAASPASLSRLSSPSSDGIPKSGLSLTKDYMQADLSPHPSQPQGSLLLYPAQERQPLDRQAAYALAGYSLEHLYDPENLRSYSGLACGGVQYDVASHVRMQAEQMQGHKATSVIITNGS from the exons ATGAAGGAGAAATCCAAAACGGCCGCAAGGACTAGACGGGAAAAGGAGAATAGTGAATTTTACGAACTGGCCAAAATGTTGCCTCTGCCGTCGGCCATCACCTCCCAGCTGGACAAGGCGTCGATAATAAGGCTGACGACAAGTTACCTGAAGATGAGAATTGTTTTCCCTCAGG GTCTTGGGGAGGCGTGGGGTCACGCGAGTCGAACAAGATCCTTGGAAAATATCGGGCGAGAGCTGGGGTCTCATTTATTGCAG acTCTGGACGGATTCATCTTCGTCGTGGCACCAGATGGGAAGATAATGTACATTTCCGAGACAGCATCGGTCCATTTAGGCCTATCTCAG GTAGAGTTGACTGGGAACAGTATTTATGAATACGTACATCCCGCCGACCACGACGAGATGACCGCTGTCCTGACGCCGCATCAGCCCTATCACTCCCATTTCGTCCAAG AATACGAAGTGGAGCGCTCCTTCTTTCTGCGGATGAAATGTGTGCTGGCGAAAAGGAACGCAGGCCTCACGAGTGGTGGATACAAG GTCATCCACTGCAGCGGCTACCTGAAGATCCGTCAGTACAGCCTGGACATGTCACCGTTCGAGGGCTGCTACCAGAACGTGGGCCTGGTGGCCGTGGGTCACTCGCTGCCGCCCAGCGCCGTGACCGAGATCAAGCTGCACAGCAACATGTTCATGTTCCGGGCCAGTCTGGACATGAAGCTCATCTTCCTGGACTCCAG GGTCGCAGACCTGACAGGATATGAGCCACAGGACCTGATAGAGAAAACTTTGTACCATCACGTCCACAGCTGTGACATCTTCCACCTCCGCTGTGCACATCACCTGT TGCTGGTGAAAGGTCAGGTCACCACCAAGTATTACCGCTTCCTGGCCAAGCACGGCGGCTGGGTGTGGGTGCAGAGCTACGCCACCATCGTGCACAACAGCCGCTCCTCCAGACCTCACTGCATCGTCAGCGTCAACTACGTCCTCAC GGACACGGAGTATAAGGGAATGCAGCTGTCCTTGGACCAGATGAGCCCCACCAAGCCGGCCTTCCCCTATGCCGAAAGCCACGCCGAGGACAGGAAGAGCACCAAGTCCCGCCTCACTCAAGCCAAGGCCAAAGCCAGAGTGTCCCCCTACCCACAG ttttcAGCCTTCAACCCAGAGCGCTCCGAGTCCGACCAGGACAGCCAGTGGGGAGGGAGCCCGCTGACGGACTCGGCGTCCCCCCAGCTGCTGGACCCCGGCGAGGCCGTCGAGGCGTCCTGTGCCTATCGCCTGTACCCGGACCCGGGCTCCCTGTGCTACGGCCTGGGCCTGTCGGAGGACGAGCTCGCCCACGCCCAGGCGCACTCGCACACCGCCACCTGCGACCGCGTGCGGTGCCAGGGCGGCCGCTACTTCCTGGGAACCCCCCAGTCGGGACGGGAGATGTGGTGGGACGCCACGCGCTCCGTGCTCTCGCTGCCAAAGTCGGCGGCGGAGAACAGCGAGGGCTACGAAATCACATCCTACCACGGCGCCATTCACG GAAGGGGCCACTGGGACGAAGACAGTGTGGTGAGTTCACCGGATGGAGGCGGGTCCACCAGCGATTCAGGTGAGCGTTACCATGGCGACCACTACCGAGCAAGCCCCCGGGAGCCAAGCAAGATGGAGACGCTGATCCGCGCCACGCAGCAGATgatcaaggaggaggagagccgcctgcagcagcacaaggaCGCGGCGGGCCTGGCCAAGGCTCACAGCCCGTGCTTCGCGTCCTCGCTGCCCGACCACCCCCAGCTCGCCATGCCCAGCGTGGTGTGCCGCGGCCCCGGCGCCCCCAGCATCGAGCTCCCCTCCGAGCGGCTCCACTACCGGGACGCCGTCAAGGCGCTCGGCGCCCACGACACCGACGAAAACGCCGCCGCCAGTCCCGCGTCCCTGTCCCGTCTGAGCAGCCCCAGCTCCGACGGCATCCCGAAGTCCGGCCTCTCGCTCACCAAAGACTACATGCAGGCGGACCTGTCGCCGCACCCCTCGCAGCCCCAGGGGAGCCTGCTGCTCTACCCGGCCCAGGAGCGGCAGCCACTGGACAGGCAGGCGGCCTACGCCTTGGCCGGATACTCCCTGGAGCACCTTTACGACCCGGAGAACCTGCGGAGTTACTCGGGCCTGGCCTGTGGCGGCGTCCAGTACGACGTGGCGTCTCACGTGCGGATGCAGGCCGAGCAGATGCAGGGACACAAGGCCACCTCGGTTATCATAACCAACGGAAGCTGA
- the sim1a gene encoding single-minded homolog 1-A isoform X3 translates to MTAVLTPHQPYHSHFVQEYEVERSFFLRMKCVLAKRNAGLTSGGYKVIHCSGYLKIRQYSLDMSPFEGCYQNVGLVAVGHSLPPSAVTEIKLHSNMFMFRASLDMKLIFLDSRVADLTGYEPQDLIEKTLYHHVHSCDIFHLRCAHHLLLVKGQVTTKYYRFLAKHGGWVWVQSYATIVHNSRSSRPHCIVSVNYVLTDTEYKGMQLSLDQMSPTKPAFPYAESHAEDRKSTKSRLTQAKAKARVSPYPQQFSAFNPERSESDQDSQWGGSPLTDSASPQLLDPGEAVEASCAYRLYPDPGSLCYGLGLSEDELAHAQAHSHTATCDRVRCQGGRYFLGTPQSGREMWWDATRSVLSLPKSAAENSEGYEITSYHGAIHGRGHWDEDSVVSSPDGGGSTSDSGERYHGDHYRASPREPSKMETLIRATQQMIKEEESRLQQHKDAAGLAKAHSPCFASSLPDHPQLAMPSVVCRGPGAPSIELPSERLHYRDAVKALGAHDTDENAAASPASLSRLSSPSSDGIPKSGLSLTKDYMQADLSPHPSQPQGSLLLYPAQERQPLDRQAAYALAGYSLEHLYDPENLRSYSGLACGGVQYDVASHVRMQAEQMQGHKATSVIITNGS, encoded by the exons ATGACCGCTGTCCTGACGCCGCATCAGCCCTATCACTCCCATTTCGTCCAAG AATACGAAGTGGAGCGCTCCTTCTTTCTGCGGATGAAATGTGTGCTGGCGAAAAGGAACGCAGGCCTCACGAGTGGTGGATACAAG GTCATCCACTGCAGCGGCTACCTGAAGATCCGTCAGTACAGCCTGGACATGTCACCGTTCGAGGGCTGCTACCAGAACGTGGGCCTGGTGGCCGTGGGTCACTCGCTGCCGCCCAGCGCCGTGACCGAGATCAAGCTGCACAGCAACATGTTCATGTTCCGGGCCAGTCTGGACATGAAGCTCATCTTCCTGGACTCCAG GGTCGCAGACCTGACAGGATATGAGCCACAGGACCTGATAGAGAAAACTTTGTACCATCACGTCCACAGCTGTGACATCTTCCACCTCCGCTGTGCACATCACCTGT TGCTGGTGAAAGGTCAGGTCACCACCAAGTATTACCGCTTCCTGGCCAAGCACGGCGGCTGGGTGTGGGTGCAGAGCTACGCCACCATCGTGCACAACAGCCGCTCCTCCAGACCTCACTGCATCGTCAGCGTCAACTACGTCCTCAC GGACACGGAGTATAAGGGAATGCAGCTGTCCTTGGACCAGATGAGCCCCACCAAGCCGGCCTTCCCCTATGCCGAAAGCCACGCCGAGGACAGGAAGAGCACCAAGTCCCGCCTCACTCAAGCCAAGGCCAAAGCCAGAGTGTCCCCCTACCCACAG cagttttcAGCCTTCAACCCAGAGCGCTCCGAGTCCGACCAGGACAGCCAGTGGGGAGGGAGCCCGCTGACGGACTCGGCGTCCCCCCAGCTGCTGGACCCCGGCGAGGCCGTCGAGGCGTCCTGTGCCTATCGCCTGTACCCGGACCCGGGCTCCCTGTGCTACGGCCTGGGCCTGTCGGAGGACGAGCTCGCCCACGCCCAGGCGCACTCGCACACCGCCACCTGCGACCGCGTGCGGTGCCAGGGCGGCCGCTACTTCCTGGGAACCCCCCAGTCGGGACGGGAGATGTGGTGGGACGCCACGCGCTCCGTGCTCTCGCTGCCAAAGTCGGCGGCGGAGAACAGCGAGGGCTACGAAATCACATCCTACCACGGCGCCATTCACG GAAGGGGCCACTGGGACGAAGACAGTGTGGTGAGTTCACCGGATGGAGGCGGGTCCACCAGCGATTCAGGTGAGCGTTACCATGGCGACCACTACCGAGCAAGCCCCCGGGAGCCAAGCAAGATGGAGACGCTGATCCGCGCCACGCAGCAGATgatcaaggaggaggagagccgcctgcagcagcacaaggaCGCGGCGGGCCTGGCCAAGGCTCACAGCCCGTGCTTCGCGTCCTCGCTGCCCGACCACCCCCAGCTCGCCATGCCCAGCGTGGTGTGCCGCGGCCCCGGCGCCCCCAGCATCGAGCTCCCCTCCGAGCGGCTCCACTACCGGGACGCCGTCAAGGCGCTCGGCGCCCACGACACCGACGAAAACGCCGCCGCCAGTCCCGCGTCCCTGTCCCGTCTGAGCAGCCCCAGCTCCGACGGCATCCCGAAGTCCGGCCTCTCGCTCACCAAAGACTACATGCAGGCGGACCTGTCGCCGCACCCCTCGCAGCCCCAGGGGAGCCTGCTGCTCTACCCGGCCCAGGAGCGGCAGCCACTGGACAGGCAGGCGGCCTACGCCTTGGCCGGATACTCCCTGGAGCACCTTTACGACCCGGAGAACCTGCGGAGTTACTCGGGCCTGGCCTGTGGCGGCGTCCAGTACGACGTGGCGTCTCACGTGCGGATGCAGGCCGAGCAGATGCAGGGACACAAGGCCACCTCGGTTATCATAACCAACGGAAGCTGA